A region of the candidate division KSB1 bacterium genome:
TTGCGGTACCGCGGTCTAAACCTTTCTCGCGTTCATGATATGGATGGAGATCCGAGCCGCAAATTCCGGCCAGATGAACTTTAACGATCACATCTGTGGCTTGCTCAATTTCAGGATCCGGAACTGATTCGTATTTTATGGTTTCTTTTCCGTGGAAGGTTAATGCTTTCATAATTCTCTAAACCTTGCAGGTTTTAAAAAC
Encoded here:
- a CDS encoding alcohol dehydrogenase catalytic domain-containing protein, with amino-acid sequence MKALTFHGKETIKYESVPDPEIEQATDVIVKVHLAGICGSDLHPYHEREKGLDRGTA